One stretch of Aeromicrobium fastidiosum DNA includes these proteins:
- a CDS encoding glycosyltransferase family 2 protein, with amino-acid sequence MFDEHVAPLATDLPASVTAVVPTHRRPERMREAVESIVAQTYRGDIEIIVVFDACEVELPQLALPAHRTLRGIRNDRVRGLAGARNSGILAASHEFVAFLDDDDVWMPGKLDAQMTVFERHPESGLVGSAMQVDDGRRRHDRLVPHAVVTHGDLVHDRIAGLHSSSFVFRREVLDEVGMIDEQLPGAHGEDYDVLLATSRHSVIRLVNTPLVSVRWSGESYFYGHWGPYAAGHIYLLDKHPELQADDYARSRISSQIGFALAADGSGRQARTWLRRSLRLQPLNVRAWLGLLISYRLLSARLVARVANLVGKGI; translated from the coding sequence ATGTTCGACGAGCACGTCGCACCGCTCGCGACCGATCTCCCGGCCTCGGTCACCGCCGTCGTGCCGACCCATCGTCGCCCTGAACGCATGCGCGAGGCCGTCGAGAGCATCGTCGCCCAGACCTATCGGGGCGACATCGAGATCATCGTCGTCTTCGACGCCTGCGAGGTCGAGCTGCCCCAGCTCGCCCTGCCGGCGCACCGGACGTTGAGGGGCATCCGCAACGACCGTGTGCGGGGCCTCGCCGGGGCGCGCAACAGCGGCATCCTCGCGGCGAGCCACGAGTTCGTGGCCTTCCTCGACGACGACGACGTCTGGATGCCCGGCAAGCTCGATGCCCAGATGACGGTCTTCGAGCGGCACCCCGAGTCCGGGCTCGTCGGCTCCGCGATGCAGGTCGACGACGGCCGGCGGCGCCATGACCGGCTCGTGCCGCACGCGGTCGTGACGCACGGCGATCTGGTGCACGACCGCATCGCGGGACTGCACTCGAGCAGCTTCGTCTTCCGCCGCGAGGTGCTCGACGAGGTCGGCATGATCGACGAGCAGCTGCCGGGTGCCCACGGCGAGGACTACGACGTGCTGCTGGCCACGTCCCGGCACTCGGTCATCCGGCTGGTCAACACCCCCCTCGTGTCGGTCCGGTGGTCCGGCGAGTCGTACTTCTACGGTCACTGGGGCCCCTACGCGGCAGGACACATCTACCTGCTCGACAAGCACCCCGAGCTGCAGGCGGACGACTACGCGCGCTCCCGCATCAGCTCGCAGATCGGGTTCGCCCTCGCCGCCGACGGATCGGGTCGCCAGGCGCGCACGTGGCTGCGTCGCTCGTTGCGGCTGCAGCCGCTCAACGTCCGGGCGTGGCTGGGGCTGCTGATCTCCTACCGGCTGCTGTCGGCCCGTCTCGTCGCCCGGGTCGCCAACCTCGTCGGCAAGGGCATCTGA
- a CDS encoding adenylyltransferase/cytidyltransferase family protein has protein sequence MTDARPTFDVGYSSGVFDMFHVGHLNLLRRARNQCRHLVVGVASDEYVEQLKGRPSVVPCDERIDIISALGIVDEVVIDRSENKLAVWQQRPFDAIFKGTDWQGTPKGYRLEREMAGVGVEVVYFPYTRHTSSSMLRSFLAGGGGE, from the coding sequence GTGACCGATGCACGCCCCACGTTCGACGTCGGCTACTCCAGCGGGGTCTTCGACATGTTCCACGTCGGCCACCTCAACCTGCTCCGCCGGGCACGCAACCAGTGCCGCCACCTGGTCGTGGGAGTGGCCAGCGACGAGTACGTCGAGCAGCTGAAGGGCCGTCCCTCGGTCGTCCCGTGCGACGAGCGGATCGACATCATCTCGGCGCTCGGCATCGTCGACGAGGTCGTCATCGACCGGTCCGAGAACAAGCTGGCCGTGTGGCAGCAGCGTCCGTTCGACGCGATCTTCAAGGGCACCGACTGGCAGGGCACCCCCAAGGGGTACCGGCTGGAGCGCGAGATGGCCGGTGTCGGCGTCGAGGTCGTCTACTTCCCGTACACCCGTCACACGTCCAGCTCGATGCTGCGCAGCTTCCTCGCCGGTGGTGGCGGCGAGTGA
- a CDS encoding sigma-70 family RNA polymerase sigma factor, translating to MQNVDTVNVSGEELPLVDCDDGALLALARAGHQQAYATLFARYSYAAHRLARHLGQKEDSDDVVSEAFAQVLDLLGRGKGPERAFRAYLFTTVRHECARRAKARKRVTPTDDLRQIDTPVAFGNGELDGFERSAIRAAYESLPDRWQTVLWHLDVEGCKPHELGPLLGLSPNSVSALVYRARAGLREAYLQQHVKDEQAGDSRTCVEHRSKLSAFVRRTASARDQERVHAHLESCGDCMAIYLDLQEVNREVGAIAVPAAAATLAGLSLTSLGAHLTFLLKGLAGAFVPAAAAIASATLIAVPGHTSREPQRQPMASSQVQVRAVAQDVPLAGARAPRADVPRTVSAASELAAPATAGVPSKPATEPRAPRGDSAVTPASTGTDPVVPPRPSTPPVDLQVTTPATLAGLDQLRAKATLGPIEVEIDPSADLPVSLELGQAEPTAP from the coding sequence ATGCAGAACGTTGACACCGTCAACGTGTCTGGCGAAGAGCTGCCGCTCGTCGACTGCGACGACGGCGCGCTCCTCGCACTGGCACGTGCAGGACACCAGCAGGCCTACGCCACGCTGTTCGCCCGCTACAGCTACGCGGCGCATCGGCTGGCCAGGCACCTGGGGCAGAAGGAGGACTCCGACGACGTCGTCTCCGAGGCCTTCGCCCAGGTGCTCGACCTGCTCGGCCGCGGCAAGGGCCCCGAGCGGGCCTTCCGGGCCTACCTGTTCACGACGGTGCGTCACGAGTGCGCACGACGCGCCAAGGCGCGCAAGCGCGTGACGCCGACCGACGACCTGCGCCAGATCGACACACCGGTCGCCTTCGGCAACGGTGAGCTGGACGGTTTCGAGCGGTCGGCGATCCGCGCCGCGTACGAGTCCCTGCCCGACCGGTGGCAGACCGTGCTCTGGCACCTCGACGTCGAGGGCTGCAAGCCGCACGAGCTCGGCCCGTTGCTCGGGCTGTCTCCCAACAGCGTCTCGGCGCTGGTCTACCGGGCTCGGGCGGGGCTGCGTGAGGCCTACCTGCAGCAGCACGTCAAGGACGAGCAGGCCGGCGACAGCCGCACGTGCGTCGAGCACCGGTCCAAGCTCTCGGCGTTCGTCCGTCGTACGGCGTCCGCCCGCGACCAGGAGCGGGTGCACGCGCACCTCGAGTCGTGCGGCGACTGCATGGCGATCTACCTCGACCTGCAGGAGGTCAACCGCGAGGTCGGCGCGATCGCTGTGCCGGCTGCCGCGGCGACGTTGGCGGGACTCTCCCTGACGTCGCTCGGCGCCCACCTGACCTTCCTGCTGAAGGGGCTGGCCGGTGCCTTCGTCCCGGCCGCCGCCGCGATCGCCTCGGCGACGCTGATCGCGGTGCCCGGGCACACCTCGCGCGAGCCCCAGCGTCAGCCGATGGCCTCCTCGCAGGTCCAGGTCCGGGCCGTCGCGCAAGACGTGCCGCTGGCCGGCGCGCGGGCTCCGCGCGCCGACGTGCCACGGACCGTGTCGGCGGCGTCCGAGCTCGCCGCGCCGGCGACCGCCGGCGTGCCGTCGAAGCCCGCCACCGAACCTCGTGCTCCGCGCGGTGACTCGGCCGTGACGCCTGCCTCCACGGGGACCGATCCCGTGGTGCCTCCCCGGCCGTCGACCCCGCCGGTGGACCTCCAGGTGACGACTCCCGCGACGCTGGCCGGCCTCGACCAGCTGCGCGCCAAGGCCACGCTGGGGCCGATCGAGGTCGAGATCGATCCCAGCGCCGACCTGCCGGTGTCGCTCGAGCTCGGGCAGGCGGAGCCGACCGCGCCGTAG